From a region of the Mycolicibacterium sp. MU0050 genome:
- a CDS encoding ABC transporter ATP-binding protein: protein MTAAVLEVTDLRVRIGARQIVDGVSFRVERDQTLGIVGESGSGKSMTVLAATGLLDAPGAAVSGRSVLGGAAETELVGASARVLRGVHGGRIGFVFQDPGTSLNPLLTLEQQITESLQVHRNSTRRSARSRAAELLAAVGLPDPSARLRSYPHQLSGGQRQRVMIAIALACDPELLIADEPTTALDVTTQAQIIDLVRDLQRDFGTAVVWISHDLGVIGQVADDVTVLQAGRAVEQAPVLEVFDNPQQPYTRELLEARPQIDVGGPPSVAAAPVLLDVAGLDVTFSVDSPRGRSTVAAVQDLSFQIRRGTTLGLVGESGSGKSTVAAALTTLVRPAAGRATLDGVDVADKSMRRRISLVFQDPFSALNPRQTVEAAVAEPLRSHRLADGRRSRAARVAELLELVGLTPEFAARYPHELSGGQRQRVCIARAVAVEPELLILDESTASLDVSVQNTVLDLLTDLQHKLGLTYLFIAHDLAVVRRMSHDVLVLRDGRAVEYRPAEELFAHPEDEYTRALLAAVPPARPRGGNAA from the coding sequence GTGCTCGAGGTCACCGACCTGCGGGTGCGCATCGGCGCCCGGCAGATCGTCGACGGGGTGTCCTTTCGCGTCGAGCGGGACCAAACCCTGGGCATCGTCGGCGAATCCGGCTCCGGCAAGTCCATGACCGTGCTGGCCGCGACCGGGCTGCTCGACGCCCCCGGCGCCGCTGTCAGCGGCCGCAGCGTCCTGGGCGGCGCTGCGGAAACCGAGCTCGTCGGGGCCTCGGCGCGGGTCTTGCGCGGCGTGCACGGCGGCCGCATCGGTTTCGTGTTCCAGGACCCCGGAACGTCGCTGAACCCGTTGCTCACACTCGAACAGCAGATCACCGAATCACTGCAGGTACACCGCAATTCGACCCGGCGGTCGGCCCGCTCGCGCGCGGCGGAGCTGTTGGCGGCCGTCGGATTGCCGGACCCGTCGGCGCGGCTGCGGTCCTACCCGCATCAGCTCTCCGGCGGGCAGCGCCAGCGGGTGATGATCGCGATCGCGCTGGCCTGCGACCCGGAACTGCTGATCGCCGACGAGCCCACCACCGCCCTGGACGTGACCACCCAGGCCCAGATCATCGACCTGGTGCGGGATCTGCAACGCGACTTCGGCACCGCGGTGGTGTGGATCAGCCATGACCTCGGCGTGATCGGTCAGGTCGCCGACGACGTGACCGTGTTGCAGGCCGGCCGGGCGGTGGAGCAGGCGCCCGTCCTCGAGGTGTTCGACAACCCGCAGCAGCCCTACACCCGTGAGCTTCTCGAGGCCCGGCCGCAGATCGACGTCGGCGGGCCGCCCAGCGTAGCGGCGGCACCGGTGCTGCTCGACGTCGCCGGGCTCGACGTCACGTTCAGCGTCGACAGCCCCCGGGGTCGCTCCACCGTCGCTGCCGTACAGGATCTTTCGTTTCAGATTCGCCGCGGCACCACCCTGGGGCTGGTCGGCGAATCCGGGTCGGGCAAGTCGACGGTGGCCGCAGCGCTGACCACGCTGGTGCGCCCCGCGGCCGGCAGGGCGACCCTCGACGGCGTCGACGTCGCCGACAAGTCGATGCGGCGCCGGATCAGCCTGGTGTTCCAGGACCCGTTCTCGGCGCTGAACCCCCGCCAGACGGTCGAAGCGGCCGTCGCCGAGCCTCTGCGGTCCCACCGGCTCGCCGACGGCAGACGCAGCCGCGCCGCCCGGGTCGCCGAGCTGCTCGAACTCGTCGGGCTCACACCGGAATTCGCCGCGCGCTACCCCCACGAACTCTCCGGTGGACAACGCCAGCGGGTCTGCATCGCCAGGGCCGTGGCCGTCGAGCCCGAACTGTTGATCCTCGACGAGTCGACGGCCTCGCTCGACGTGTCGGTGCAGAACACGGTGCTGGATCTGCTGACCGACCTGCAGCACAAACTGGGACTGACCTACCTGTTCATCGCGCACGATCTGGCGGTCGTGCGGCGCATGAGCCACGACGTCCTGGTGCTGCGCGACGGGCGGGCCGTGGAGTATCGCCCGGCCGAGGAGCTGTTCGCCCACCCCGAGGACGAGTACACCCGCGCGCTGCTGGCGGCCGTTCCGCCCGCGCGCCCGCGCGGCGGAAACGCGGCGTGA
- a CDS encoding SDR family oxidoreductase, with translation MTSYQPLAGKVALITGVSSGLGAATAKLFAERGATVFGIARDTDRMAAVFAEVPGGRFAAFDIARPQACREAVERAVAEFGRLDVLVNAAGYHQMRHTLEVTDQQWDDDLAVNLTGPFHLCRAALPHLLAVGGNIVNVSSVAGLEGEVYSSGYCAAKHGIVGLTRALAVEFSAERLRVNVVCPGGMSTPQVSEFAAPENADWNLIMRIAAPRGMMDPVDVAKAIAFLASDDAAAIHGSVYRVDNGKGAG, from the coding sequence ATGACTTCATATCAGCCGCTGGCCGGCAAGGTTGCTCTCATCACCGGCGTCTCGTCGGGACTCGGTGCGGCGACGGCGAAGCTGTTCGCCGAGCGTGGTGCCACCGTGTTCGGCATCGCCCGTGACACCGACCGGATGGCCGCCGTCTTCGCGGAGGTGCCGGGTGGCAGGTTCGCGGCGTTCGACATCGCCCGCCCGCAGGCCTGCCGCGAGGCCGTCGAGCGGGCGGTCGCCGAGTTCGGCCGCCTCGACGTGCTGGTGAACGCCGCCGGGTATCACCAGATGCGGCACACCCTGGAGGTCACCGACCAGCAGTGGGACGACGACCTCGCGGTCAACCTGACCGGGCCGTTCCATCTGTGCCGGGCCGCGCTGCCGCACCTGTTGGCGGTCGGGGGCAACATCGTCAACGTGTCGTCGGTCGCGGGTCTGGAGGGCGAGGTGTATTCGTCGGGGTACTGCGCCGCCAAGCACGGCATCGTCGGTCTGACCCGCGCGCTGGCCGTGGAGTTCAGCGCCGAGCGGCTGCGGGTCAACGTCGTCTGCCCGGGCGGGATGTCGACGCCGCAGGTCAGCGAGTTCGCCGCGCCGGAGAACGCGGACTGGAATCTGATCATGCGCATCGCGGCGCCGCGGGGAATGATGGACCCGGTCGATGTGGCCAAGGCCATCGCGTTTCTGGCCAGTGACGACGCCGCCGCCATCCACGGTTCGGTCTACCGAGTCGACAACGGAAAGGGCGCCGGCTGA